DNA sequence from the Streptomyces tsukubensis genome:
TGGCGTATCTGACCCTGCCGCCTTCGCTGGGGCGTCATCGGCGGGTGGTCGCGGCGCATGCGACGGTGCAGGGGGTGCTGCCGGTGCGGCCGGTCCGGTCCGAGGCACCGCCGCCGGGCGGCGGCGGTACGGAGTCCGCCGGATACCGCTGGGTGCGGTACCGGGTGCTGCGGGGTGCCCTGCGCGGGCGCCGGAGGGTGCGGGCGCTGCTGCCCCGGGTCATGGGGCTGCGGCTGTTCCCGAGCGCCGGGGGTGCGGAGGAGCTGGCGCTGGACCAGGCACTGTCGTCGGTGGCGGGGCCCGCGCGGGCGGCGCTGGCCCTGGGGGTGCTGGAGGGGCTGTCCGATGAGGCGGCGGGCGCGCTGCTCGCGGAGTGCGGGGTCGGGGATCCGGCGGCGGCGCTGCGGACCGCGGCGCGGTTGCGGGAGTCCGGCGGCGGCCGGGTGGAATCGCTGCTGCGGGCCGCCGAGTTCGATCCGTGCGTGGTCCAGACCCGGCCGACCGATCTGCTGCGGCGCCGCAACCGGATCCGGGCGGGCGCGGTCGCCGGGCTGTGCGCACTGCTGGTGGCCGGGGTGGCGGCGGGTACTCCGGCCGGTGGGCGGGATGCGGTCCGTACGGACGCGAAGGCCCGCCCGGTGTCGGTGCATGCCTGGGCCCGGGCCGTGGATCCCGCCCGGCTGGTCCGGTCCGACGGCGAGTCCTGGGCGGACACCTCCCGGGTCGATTTCTCGGTCTGGCCCGCCCGGGGCGGCCGGAAGGACGACCGGGAGCTGCTGCGGCGGGCGCTGGACGCCTGGTCGTCGCCGGGTGCCGGGGTGCGGGTTTCGGTGACGGCGGACACCGTGCGTACCCCGCCCGCCCTGCCGCCGCGTCTGCTGTACGCCGGTGACACGGACGGTGCTGCGGTGGTGCTGCTGCACGAGGGCGGCCGGGTGGTGCGGTACGCCGAGCCGCTCACGGGCCGGGGTGCGGCGGCCCTCGACTTCGCCCGGGCCGACGACGCCGATGTGACGACCGCGGCTTCGGTGGTCGTGAGCCGGACGGCCGGCGGTACGCGGCTGCTGCTGGCGCCCTGGGTGGCGCGGGCGGCGGTACGGGATCTGCTGGTGCCGCGGCAGGGGGCCCGGGCGCTGGCGGTCGCTGCGGACGGGGTGACGGCGGCCGTTCCCGGCCCGGTGCCGGCGGGGGGTTCGTGTACGGCGTGGCCCGCGCTGGAGCTGCGGTCTTCGGACCGGATCGTGGAGGACCACGCCTTTCTGGTGACGGATCTGGGCGATCTCGTACCCGCCCATCTGACGTACACCCCGCCGCCGGGGGCGGGGGCTCCGGCCCGGCAGCCGCGGGAGTCGACGAGCGGTCCGGCACTGGCCGCCTGGGCGCGGGGGGCGTGTCTGCTCGCGGGGCTGCGCGGAGCGGGCGTACGGGCCGTGAACCAGTGGACGTTCGCCGAGCAGCCGCTGCCGGACGGCGGGGGCCGGGCGGCGTGGCTGTGCACCCGGGCGGACACCTGGAGCGGTCCCGGCCGGGTGCTGGTGCGTTTCCAGCCGCCCGGGCGGCCGCAGGCGGATCCGGGGACGGTGGTCGCGCGGGCCCGGTCCACGGCGGCGTGCAGCCGGTTCGGTCAGCATGTCCTGGCGGGTGTCCGCTGGCGGTCACCGGCCGGGAAGGAGTATCTGCTGGCGGCCGGGAGCCGGGCGGTCACCGGGATCTGGGCGTCGGGGGCGGCCGTCGCGACCGCCCGCGGCACCACGCTGGCCGCGGCCCTCCCGGAGGATGCCCGGGGAGCCGTACGGCTCACGGCGCGGCTGGTGACGGGCGGCACCCTGGCGCCCCTCGGCGGGCCCGTCGGCGGTGCGGACGGCTGAAACCGTCGTGGCCCGCCCCCTGTCGACGGCCGCCGTGAGGTGGGGCGGGCGGGTCAGCGGGGCCAGTGGCCGGTGGTGAGGAAGCGGTCGATGGCCGCGCTGTAGGGCTCGATGTCGATTCCTTGTGCGGCCAGCCAGTCGTCGGAGTAGTACTTGTCCAGGTAGCGGTCGCCCGGATCGCAGAGCAGGGTGACGACGCTGCCGCGCCGGCCGGTGGCGACCATCTCGCCGACGATCTTTAGCGCGCTCCACAGTCCGGTGCCGGTGGAGCCGCCCGCCTTCCGGCCGATGGCCGTGTCCAGGGCGCGGACGGCCGCCACGCTGGCCGCGTCCGGCACCTTCATCATCCGGTCGACGGCGCGGGGCAGGAAGCTGGGCTCCATCCGGGGCCTGCCGATGCCCTCGATACGGGAGCCGTGGGCGCTGGAGGCCTCCGGATCGTTCCGGGTCCAGCCGTCGAAGAAACAGGAGTTCTCCGGGTCGGGGACGCAGATCCGGGTGTCGTACTGCATGTAGTGGACGTAGCGGGCGATGGTCGCGGAGGTGCCGCCGGTCCCCGCGGTCGCCACGATCCACGCAGGTTCGGGATAGCGCTCCAGACGGAGCTGCTGGTAGATCGACTCGGCGATGTTGTTGTTGCCTCGCCAGTCGGTGGCCCGTTCGGCGTAGGTGAACTGGTCCATGTAGTGGCCGCCGGTCCGCTCGGCGAGGGCCGCGGACTCCTCGTACATCCGGCGCGGGTCGTCGACGAAGTGGCACTGTCCGCCGTGGAACTCGATCAGCCGGATCTTCTCGGCGCTGGTGGTGCGGGGCATGACGGCGACGAACGGCACGCCGATCAGCTTGGCGAAGTAGGCCTCGGAGACGGCGGTGGAGCCGCTGGAGGCCTCGATGACCGGTTTGCCGGGCCGGATCCACCCGTTGCACAGCCCGTAGAGGAAGAGGGAGCGGGCCAGCCGGTGCTTGAGGCTGCCGGTGGGGTGGGTCGACTCGTCCTTCAGATAGAGGTCGATATTCCACTCCTCGGGGAGCGGGAAGCGCAGGAGGTGCGTATCGGCGGACCGGTTGGCATCGGCCTGGACCTTGCGGACGGCCTCCTTCAGCCAGCTCCGGTACGCGGTGTCGCTGCGGTCCACGTCGTGCGTCTCCGCCGGGGCTCCCGCCGGGGCCGCCGGATCCCGTGGCACCCCGTCAGTCCGCAGCCCGTCGCGGTCCGTCCCGCCGTCCGTGTTCATTCCGCCGTCCGCCCGTTCGTGTGTCGGTGCTCACTCGGAGGGACGCGCCCGCCCCGCCGGTGACCCCGGCCGCTTGCGCCCCTCCCGTCACAGTAAGCCCGTCACCTGCGTAAACCTTCGCTTGGGGCATCCATAGGTGTCCCTTGTGGGCCGAACGCCCCCTCGGGCGCCCTCGCCGGACGCCTCTTCCGCCTGCTCTACTGGTGCGAGCTACCCGAGGTGTTGCAGACTGCCTGCAGACGAAGCGAACGATGGGGAGGAGGGGCCCAATGGCCATGGCGGAGCCCGAGTTCCGGGCCACTGGTGTACGGATCGAGCGGTGGCCCCGCTCGCTCACCAAGGCCGGCCAGGTCCTCATCAAGGACGGCAGACTGCAACTGCTGACGAGCTACGGCCGGGTGATCGACAGTGCCCCGGTGCGGGCGGTGCGGGCGGGCAAGGCCTGGTTCTCCGACGAGTCGAGCACCGCGCTGACGGTCAACGGCAAGCGGTACCGGCTGACGATGGGTCAGCGGGACGAGCAGGCCGATGTCGGAAAGCTCACGGGGCGTTTTCTGAAGGCGGTCCGCAGGGCCGGGGGCGCCGGGGACTGATCCCGGCGGGATGCGTCGGGAGCACGGGCTCCGGGACCGGACGGCACGGTGCCGAGTTGCGGGCGCCGGGCGGGTCGGCCACGCTGGATTCACCTCACTCAGGGTGAACCGGCGGTGACGCTGTGAACCAGCGGCCGCCATCGGGCCGACAGCCGCCGGTCCGTCGGATCCGATCCTCCGTCTTCTTCCGGACCTTACTTCGGGGAGTCGCAGCCGTGATCACCGAGCCCAGCAACAGGCATTGCACGGTGGAGCTCCAAGCCGTGCCGTCGCGGATCGGCCAGGTCCGCAGAATCATCTCGGCGCAACTGCGCCACTGGCAGTTGGATCCGCTCATCGACCAGGCGGCGCTCGGGGTGACCGAGCTGCTGACCAACGTCCTCCGGCACGCCGAGCCCGACAAGCACTGCACCGTGGACGTCGAGCTCTTCCCCGGACGGCTCACGGTCTCGGTCCGCGACCACGACCCCCGGCTGCCGACGGCGTCGGAGGCCGATCCGTTCGCCACTTCGGGCCGGGGACTCGGCTTGATAGCGGCCGTCAGCGACACCTGGGGCGTACGGCCGCGGGGCGCGGGCGGCAAGGACGTCTGGTTCACGCTGACGGCGCCGGGCACGGGCGTACGCGAGCCGGAGCGGGCCGGCTCCCCCTGACGTACGGCACGCTCCGGAGCCCGGCCCACCGCGCGGCGGCGCACCTCGCCCGCCGGGCGGCTGCCGTCAGCGGCCGGGTTCCGGTCCGTCGAAGCCGGGCAGTACGGTCCGCTCCAGTCTCCGGCGGACCCGCTCCTCGTGGACGAGCCGTCCGACGAGCGCGCCGCCGTAGACCACCACGCCCACGCCGACCAGCCACGACTGGAGCACCAGAACGGTGCCGAAGGGGCCGTAGGTGACGGCGTTCGAGGCGATCAGCGGGGAGAACACCAGCTGGGAGAAGATCCGCAGCCCCAGTATGAACACGGCGGTGGCGACCGCCCCGGGCAGCAGCGCGCCCCAGCGGACCCGGCCGCCCAGCAGCAGCCGCTGGGCGACCCAGAAGAAGACGAACGTGCCGAGGACATCGGCGACGGCGGTGCCGACGGTCCCGGGGACGCTGCGGCCGAAGGCCGGGGTGTTGACGAACAGCAGCAGCGCGAAGACCAGCAGGGCGAGAAAGACGACATGGCGCCACATCGTGTGCCAGCGGGCCGTGGGCAGGTCCCAGACCTTCTCGTACCCCGTCTGCACCGCGGAGCCGAAGGTGAGCCCGAAGACGGCGAGGGCCGCGAGACCGAAGGCCGTCGTGCGCTGGAGGGCGGTGCCCGGTGGCGCGAACAACTCCTCGACCTGCTGCTGGGAGGCGGCGGATACGCCGAGCGCCTGGCCCAGCCAGCGGGCGAAGCCCTGGCCGCTGGCCGGGTCCGCAGCGGCCACGACCACCAGCAGGGGGACGAGGGTGAGGAACCCGAGAGCGGCGAAGCCCATGGCCCGGTGGAGCAGCTCCATCTCGCGGGCCCGGTTCCAGCCGAGCCCGGCGGACGAGGCCGCGACGGCGTCGTGCAGTCGCCGGAAGCGGTCCGTGACACCGGGCGGCCGCGCGCCGGAAGACTGGAGGGTCATGATCGTCGCCTACCCGTTCACCGGCGCGGGGCCGCTTCCCGTGCCCCCGGACGGGTGGCGCGCGAGGGAGTCACCCGCCGACCGGGCCGACCGGGCCCGGATCGGTGGGCCCGGTCCACAGGAAACGGCCTGGGTCAGGCCAGGGCGTGCAGCGGGTCGTCGAGCACCGGCTGCCAGGCCAGTTCCGCCGCGCCGACCAGGGTGTTGTGGTCCAGGGTGCAGGGGAGGATCGGTACGCCGCCGCTGCGGCCCCACAGACTGCGGTCCGCGACCACGGACCGCAGTCGGCCCGGGTCGGCGGCGAGCAGGGCGCGGTGCAGTCCGCCGAGGACGATGCGGTCGGGGTTGAGGATGTTCACCAGGCCCGCCAGGCCGAGCCCCAGACGGTCGATCAGCTCCTCGCAGGCGGCCCGGACCGCGGGGTCGCCGTACTCCGTACCGAGCAGTTGTTCGGACTGGGCGAGGAGGGAGACTTCGGGGCCGGGCGGGCGTCCGGCGGCGGTGAGGAAGGCGAGCGGGTCGGTTTCGACGTCGAGGCAGCCGCGGCTGCCGCAGTGACAGGGGCGGCCTTCGGGGTTGACGGTGAGATGGCCGAC
Encoded proteins:
- a CDS encoding ATP-binding protein: MITEPSNRHCTVELQAVPSRIGQVRRIISAQLRHWQLDPLIDQAALGVTELLTNVLRHAEPDKHCTVDVELFPGRLTVSVRDHDPRLPTASEADPFATSGRGLGLIAAVSDTWGVRPRGAGGKDVWFTLTAPGTGVREPERAGSP
- the cds1 gene encoding L-cysteine desulfhydrase Cds1 — protein: MNTDGGTDRDGLRTDGVPRDPAAPAGAPAETHDVDRSDTAYRSWLKEAVRKVQADANRSADTHLLRFPLPEEWNIDLYLKDESTHPTGSLKHRLARSLFLYGLCNGWIRPGKPVIEASSGSTAVSEAYFAKLIGVPFVAVMPRTTSAEKIRLIEFHGGQCHFVDDPRRMYEESAALAERTGGHYMDQFTYAERATDWRGNNNIAESIYQQLRLERYPEPAWIVATAGTGGTSATIARYVHYMQYDTRICVPDPENSCFFDGWTRNDPEASSAHGSRIEGIGRPRMEPSFLPRAVDRMMKVPDAASVAAVRALDTAIGRKAGGSTGTGLWSALKIVGEMVATGRRGSVVTLLCDPGDRYLDKYYSDDWLAAQGIDIEPYSAAIDRFLTTGHWPR
- a CDS encoding YhjD/YihY/BrkB family envelope integrity protein, which codes for MTLQSSGARPPGVTDRFRRLHDAVAASSAGLGWNRAREMELLHRAMGFAALGFLTLVPLLVVVAAADPASGQGFARWLGQALGVSAASQQQVEELFAPPGTALQRTTAFGLAALAVFGLTFGSAVQTGYEKVWDLPTARWHTMWRHVVFLALLVFALLLFVNTPAFGRSVPGTVGTAVADVLGTFVFFWVAQRLLLGGRVRWGALLPGAVATAVFILGLRIFSQLVFSPLIASNAVTYGPFGTVLVLQSWLVGVGVVVYGGALVGRLVHEERVRRRLERTVLPGFDGPEPGR